GGTCGGTGCCGTCCACCACCAATTGCATGGCCTTACGAAGAAAGGGATCTTCAATGGTATCCAACTGGCTATCGAGATAAAGCAACCCTTCCCGACGGGCCTTTTCTGCCAGTTCAACAATTAAGTTAATGGTTTCGCTAAAATCCGGTACTTTTTTTGTCATTGCTGTCTTAAGTAATATGGGTACTGAAAGAACTTCCTTGGTAGAAAAGGCAACCACCGTTGCACCCAGGGTGCCACCCACCACAATAATAAAGGCAGTGGGTGCCAGCAAAGCACTAACATGTCCTCCTTCTAAAAGAAAGCCAGAAATTAAACAAACTGCAGCAAACAAAATCCCCGCAGGGGTCATAATTTCCAAAGAAGTCACATCCTCCAATCTGATATAGATGATTATCTAAAATTTACGACTTTTCCCCTCTAAAATCCTGCATTAAAAGGTTTTTTAAACAAATTGTATTTTATATTTAATAATTCCTGTATTCTAGATATTAAAATTTAACCTCCTTCATTCGTATAATATAATAATTATATTAAAACTAGTTGCAATAAACATGGAAGGGGCTGGTATTGTGAGAATTACCCTTGTACCCACTGTCAGGGAGATAGAAAAGGATGTCCTTCTTAATAAATCGGCTGTCATGTTTGATATCTTAAGAGCCAGCAGTACAATTTCGACAGTTTTTGCCAATGGTTGCAAAAGAGTCCTGCCTGTTGAAGAGGTAGCAGATGCCTTTGCAGTGGCCCAGACACTACCGGAAAACACCTACATACTAGGTGGTGAAAGAGGTGCTGTAAAATTACCCGGTTTTCATTTGGGTAATTCGCCCCTGGAATATCAGCCAGACATTGTAAGGGACAAAACGGTAATTTTAACCACCACCAACGGTACCAGGGCCATCCGCCGCACAGCCGAAGGAAGCGGTCCGGTATTAATCGGCAGTTTGCTGAATGCTTCGGCTGTGGCCCAGAAACTTCTGGAAATGAATCAGGATATCGTGTTGGTCTGTGCGGGCACCAGGGGGAAATTTTCCTTAGAGGATACACTGGCCGCCGGCAGGGTTATTTTAGAAATTGTTAAGAGAATAGGAACAGGGAACAAAGACCTGACCAAAGATCCTGTTCCTTCGGCAGATATCTATTTAGATGAGGTACCCATTCTTTCGGAGAACGACCTGGTACTGGAAGATGCAGCGCTGGCTGCTCTGCGGCTGGCAGAGTATTATGCCCAGAACCCTTTACAGGCCCTGCAGGATTCCTTGCATGGCCAAAAGTTAGTCCAGTTAGGGCTGCGGCAGGATTTGACTTACTGTGCCCAGGTGAATTTATTTGACGTGGTACCAGTGTATCAGGATGGCGTAATAAGTGTGGAAATAGATTAGCTATCAGCTATTTCTATTGGCCATTGGCTTAAAAATCACTTTGAGCCATAAGCCTTGGGCTTTTTGTGCATGTTTTGCTTAGTGGTCTTTTGGCTCATGGCCCATGGCTTGTTGTATTTTCATCAGAGATTGAATCTTGTTTGATAATTCGCTATTATAATAGGTAATGGCTCAGTATTTTGGGGGCAGGCTTCGGTTTAGAACCGTAAGCCTGTTTTTATTGGCAGAAAGTTTGAAGATGCTAAGGCTTTGGCCGATGCTTTATGAATGAGGTGATACATTGAAAACCTGGTACGTTGAGGATGCCGGCGGTGGTTGCCAGGCCTTTGGTGAAGTGGTTGTGTTGGTTTGCGAAGAGACAGGAGAAGTATATACCGCGCGGGTTCCCGTTACCTGGACCAATAAGATGGGCTGGGAAGAACTGGTCTGTAAGCTGATGATAGAATTGATGGAAAAGGCTGGTGCCACCAAGGAGGATCAATACTTGGTTTGCTCTGGCAATATTTTCCATACCTATCACAAGTGGTTATCCGAGGAAGGCTATAACTGGCAAACCCATAAAATGGACGGACTGGCCCATGATGCTGCAGAAAATGAGTTCCACCGCATGGTGGTTGAAACAGGTTTCCCGAAGGATGTTAAACTAGAAGAGCGGGATTACCGGAGTTATTATAGTGCCATTGAAAAATGGATTGCCCGTGATCCAGAGAGGAAAAAATTTTATTGGAAGGATCGAGAGGTTAGGAAAAAGCCCGCTGTGCCCAGGTATGTCTTAAAGAGTACCATGGGCAAGGCACGTATCTGTCAGCAGTGCAATCAGCCCATTCCCCCCTTTAACCCGGTGGTGGAGTTAAAACATCGGCTCAATGGGAGGAAGATTCGTTACTTCTACCACCCGGCATGCAGTCCGGTGGAACCGCTAAAATCCCAGCTGCATCAATTGGAGGTTACCTGGAATGGTAACAAACTGACCGGTGTGTTGGTACCCTGTCCGGAGGCTGTTCACTGCAGTATCTGCGGTCAACCGGTGGAGCCGGGGCAAAGTACCTTTTATGCCTATGAGGATGACAAGCTGGTTTGCGGGCATCCCGCTTGCTTTAACAAACCCTGTTCCACAGGGGATATCCCTTAGAATGTAAAGGACACCTAAATTGGTGTCCTTTACATTCTAAGCGGGTGTTCCTTAATGATAGGTGGTAACTTGTGTTTTGCTTCCCTGCAAAATCAGTTGCAGTTTAGCCAGTTCTTCAATATTCTCGTTGACAGCTGCCAATTCCTTTACGTGATCATAGAGCTTAGCTAACCCATTGTCTACATCCCGGATCAACAAAGCAAAGGGTTTGTACTCCCCTTCATCATAGAGCAGAGTTGCCCCTTCCTCCAGTTCACCGGTTTCTCCTAGGATAACCATATTTCCTTTCTCGCCAATCAGGTTAATAAATTCCCACATTTCTGATGAAAAAGCAACAATTAACCCTTCACCCTGATCCCAGTTTATTTCCAACACCACCAGGTACTCGGCGGTGTTGGTCACAACCAAGTCCCAGGAAAACCAGTAATCAACTTCCTCACCCGCGTGAAACCGTTCAAATAGGTCCGTCATATCTTCTTTTAAAGAAGGAATAATAACAACCACTGCTATTTCAGATTCCCCCAGAAATTCAGGGAATACAACTTGTTTCAACAAACCGATCTCCCCTTTTAGGAACAGTACCCCAAACTATATCCCGGTCTATTTTATACCCTGGAGTTTTTTTACAACGGGTACATCCGCTTCACTAAAGTCATACTGGGCCATCTCTGCGGGTGTTACCCATCGAAAATCCTGACAGTCCCGTGTGCTGGGCCGTTGCCCCAGGTAGCCACAATGGTAACACAAAAGCAAAATGTGCCTTTCCCCATAGTGGTGGGAAATCACTTCAAAAATATCTCCCACCTGGATTTCCATGTCCAGTTCTTCGATAATCTCTCTACGAAGGCCATCCTTTGGGTCCTCTCCATAGTTTAGCTTTCCCCCGGGAAACTCCCATTTCAGGCCATGCTCAGCACTACTTTTTCGCTGAGCAATTAATATTTTATCTTCTCTATGAATAATAGCTGCGGTGACAACAAGGATGTGCATTTTTTATCTCCTAATGGTATTCTGTTCTTTATCTATTGTGCCACTGTTAAACCAATATTACAACCTTAGTGCCATTGTTTTACCACAGCTGAGGCTAGGAGTGCTAATGCCTCCGGGTCACTAAAATAGGCCAGATGTCCCTTTACGGGATTGTATTTTTCCAATTCACATTCTATATTGCTGTCCGCACCACATGTGCTGAACCCCACCAGATGGGGACAGGCCACATCCATTCTGCCGGCCAGATTGGTCCAGTGGGCCAGGGTGGGTCGTTTGGATAACACCACTCGTTGGGAAAGCCATTTACGGAACCAGAAAATGGGGCTTCCCAATGTTATAAAATGCTTTAGCTTTTCTACTGGTTGGGAACTTTTTGGCAGAGCACAAAAGGCAACCATCGATCCCAAGCTGTAGGCCACTAGGGTCACGGGGCCAGGTACTTGTTTTAACACAGCATAAAACCGATTGTTTACCCGCTGATGGGTTTCGTCATCCAGTAGATAGGAAAAAATATCACCAAAGTTATCAACCACAAGGTTTACCAGCGCTTCCAAGGGGCCCCTTCCTAAAAATAGCGTCGGGTTACCGCCACGGACCATATGTTCCCAAAGTTCTTGCTTAAAATGGCTCAACACATTTCTTTTAAAAATAGAAGAAAGCCTTTGCCAGCCTTCCCCTGGTTGGGGCACTAAGTCGTAGTAATATATACCATTGAACTGTATATAAGAGGGATCAAGACCTCTTTGTATCAGATGGGGCAACAGTTTTTCTCCCCAGGCTTTCCAATATTCCCGATTTTGGTCATGACCCATCCCATGCATAAAAACAACCGTACCCATGACTCACACCTACTTTCCGCGCTTATCATAGGTTATGTTTTTTTCATCCCCTTGGTGACTTTTGGCCATTATTAGGAACTATGAAAAGATCTTTTCATTAGTCCATTAATTCGGTATCATTTTCCAGTACTAACAATAAATCTGACCATTGGTTTAGAAGATAATCCGGTTCAAAGCGCAGGAGTTCATCACCCTCTGCCATTCCCCAGCTAACGCCGATGGAAGTTACGCCGGCAGCTTTGGCAGACATAATGTCAAAGGGGCTATCCCCGATGTAAGCGGCACCTTCTGCAGGCACTTGCATTTGTTCCAGGGCTTTAAAAATAGGGTCTGGCTGAGGCTTATGACGGTCCACATCCTCTACACCGATCAGAACATCCATGTAGCGATCAATTCCTAAAAACCCTGTGCTTCTCAATGCAACTCGGCGGGATTTGGAAGTAACCACGCCCAGGCGAAGACTTCTTTGGTGCAGGTCTTCTAGCATTTCCATGGTACCGGGGTAGGCTTTTGTCATGGCATCGTGCTCGATGGCATAATGCTGCTGGTATAAACTAAAAAATTCTGCGTGCCTTTCCTCTCCGGCAAACTTCTTACCGATATCAACCAGCGGCAATCCAATACATTTCATGACCTCGCCGTTAGCCCAGGGTATATTCATTTCTTGAAAGACCCTCTTATAGGTCCTCTTAATTAAAGGCAGTGAATCCAGGAGTGTGCCATCCAAATCAAATAGTATTGTTTTTATCATGAGACCCCTCCGTTCTTTATCCTGGTATTTTACTACGAAAAAGCACAAAAGCCAAGAAATGCCATCAGCTATCCCTCAAGCCTACGGCTGACGGCTAAAAAAAATGGTTACAAACAAACCTGAGCTTGTTTGTAACCACTGAAACTTTACTTCTCCTCCTGCACCATATGGCAGGCTACCCAGTGACCGGGCTTAATACGTTTAAACACCGGCTCATGTTGCTTGCAAATGTCTTCGCACATAAAGCAACGGGTGTGGAAACGGCAACCCTTGGGCGGATTTACCGGGCTGGGAACATCCCCGGTGAGAATGATCCGTTCCTTTTTAGCACGGGGGTCCGGGATTGGAACCGCTGAGAGCAGTGCCCTAGTATAGGGATGCAACGGATTATAATAGAGTTCATCGTCCTTTGCCAATTCAACCATCTTACCCAAATACATCACACCAATGCGATCACTAACATGTTTAACAACATTTAGGCCGTGGGCAATGAACAGATAAGTTAAGCCAAACTCCTGCTGTAGATCCTTTAAGAGGTTTAAAACCTGGGATTGGATGGATACATCTAGGGCAGATACCGGTTCGTCGCAAATAATTAGTTTGGGGTTAAGGGCCAGGGCCCGGGCAATCCCCACACGTTGTCGTTGGCCCCCACTGAACTCATGGGGATAGCGCCTAGCATGGTAGGAAGCCAGCCCCACACAGGATAATAAATAATCCACTTTCTTCTGGACCTCCGGGCCGGAGGCCAGGTTATATAGCTTTATTGGTTCGGCAATAATATCTCCCACGGACATACGGGGATTTAAGGATGCATAGGGATCCTGGAAAATAATCTGCATATCCTTACGGAGGGCACGCATCTCGGCAGGGCTGGCCGCAAAGACATCTTTTCCTGTAAATTCCACCCGTCCAGCGGTGGGTTCCAACAGGCGTAGAATCACACGCCCGGTAGTGGACTTACCACAGCCGCTTTCCCCAACTAAACCAAGGGTTTCCCCTTTGCGAATATCAAAGGATAAACCATCCACAGCCTTAACTTGCCCGGCCTCTTTACCAAACATCCCCACCTTAATGGGGAAGTATTTCGTTAGGTTTGTTACATGAACAAGGACATCCGACATTAGCGAGCACCTCCTTCATGTAGCCAACAACTGACCCGTCTTCCCTGTGAAACTTGGGTTAGGGTAGGACGTTCCGCATGACAACGGGGTTGAGCCTCCGGGCAGCGGGGTGCAAAGGCACAGCCCACAGGCAAATTGGTTAAAGGAGGCACCATACCATCAATCATATAAAGCCTTTCCTGGGTGTCGGTGATATGAGGAATGGATCTCAGCAGACCCTTGGTGTAGGGATGCAGCGGGTTATCAAACAATTCCAGCACCGGTGCCTCTTCCACCAACTTGCCACAATACATAACTACGGCACGGTCAGCCATTTCTGCCACCACAGCTAGGTCGTGGGTAATCATGATAATGGCCGTACCCAATTGTTCCTTTAATTCATGCATTAAATCCAAAATCTGTGCCTGAATGGTTACATCCAGGGCTGTGGTTGGTTCATCGGCAATCAATAGCTCCGGTCGGCAACATAGGGCCATGGCAATCATTACCCGTTGCCGCATTCCTCCACTCATCTGGTGGGGAAAATCGTGCACCCTTTTTTCCGGTGAGGGAATACCCGTTAGTTTCAACATCTCGATACTTTTTTCCAGGGCTTCCTTTTTGTTTAACCCTTGGTGAATAATTAAGGACTCAGAAATTTGCTGACCCACCCGAAAAACTGGGTTCAGGGAGGTCATGGGTTCCTGGAAGATCATGGAGATGCGATTGCCTCGGATATCTCTCATTTCCTTTTCACTTTTCTTTAATAAATCTTCCCCGTTATAA
This genomic interval from Desulforamulus reducens MI-1 contains the following:
- a CDS encoding 2-phosphosulfolactate phosphatase, translating into MRITLVPTVREIEKDVLLNKSAVMFDILRASSTISTVFANGCKRVLPVEEVADAFAVAQTLPENTYILGGERGAVKLPGFHLGNSPLEYQPDIVRDKTVILTTTNGTRAIRRTAEGSGPVLIGSLLNASAVAQKLLEMNQDIVLVCAGTRGKFSLEDTLAAGRVILEIVKRIGTGNKDLTKDPVPSADIYLDEVPILSENDLVLEDAALAALRLAEYYAQNPLQALQDSLHGQKLVQLGLRQDLTYCAQVNLFDVVPVYQDGVISVEID
- a CDS encoding (deoxy)nucleoside triphosphate pyrophosphohydrolase, with translation MHILVVTAAIIHREDKILIAQRKSSAEHGLKWEFPGGKLNYGEDPKDGLRREIIEELDMEIQVGDIFEVISHHYGERHILLLCYHCGYLGQRPSTRDCQDFRWVTPAEMAQYDFSEADVPVVKKLQGIK
- a CDS encoding HAD-IA family hydrolase — translated: MIKTILFDLDGTLLDSLPLIKRTYKRVFQEMNIPWANGEVMKCIGLPLVDIGKKFAGEERHAEFFSLYQQHYAIEHDAMTKAYPGTMEMLEDLHQRSLRLGVVTSKSRRVALRSTGFLGIDRYMDVLIGVEDVDRHKPQPDPIFKALEQMQVPAEGAAYIGDSPFDIMSAKAAGVTSIGVSWGMAEGDELLRFEPDYLLNQWSDLLLVLENDTELMD
- a CDS encoding ABC transporter ATP-binding protein; this translates as MSDVLVHVTNLTKYFPIKVGMFGKEAGQVKAVDGLSFDIRKGETLGLVGESGCGKSTTGRVILRLLEPTAGRVEFTGKDVFAASPAEMRALRKDMQIIFQDPYASLNPRMSVGDIIAEPIKLYNLASGPEVQKKVDYLLSCVGLASYHARRYPHEFSGGQRQRVGIARALALNPKLIICDEPVSALDVSIQSQVLNLLKDLQQEFGLTYLFIAHGLNVVKHVSDRIGVMYLGKMVELAKDDELYYNPLHPYTRALLSAVPIPDPRAKKERIILTGDVPSPVNPPKGCRFHTRCFMCEDICKQHEPVFKRIKPGHWVACHMVQEEK
- a CDS encoding ABC transporter ATP-binding protein, which produces MTQTLLEVKDLKTHFFLEDGVVPAVDGVSFYLNRGETLAVVGESGSGKSITATSIMRLIPNPPGRIVGGEILYNGEDLLKKSEKEMRDIRGNRISMIFQEPMTSLNPVFRVGQQISESLIIHQGLNKKEALEKSIEMLKLTGIPSPEKRVHDFPHQMSGGMRQRVMIAMALCCRPELLIADEPTTALDVTIQAQILDLMHELKEQLGTAIIMITHDLAVVAEMADRAVVMYCGKLVEEAPVLELFDNPLHPYTKGLLRSIPHITDTQERLYMIDGMVPPLTNLPVGCAFAPRCPEAQPRCHAERPTLTQVSQGRRVSCWLHEGGAR